DNA from Opitutus sp. ER46:
ATGCGCGCGCGCTCGCGGTTCGCGGTGAACTTCACCGCGTTGGAAATGAGGTTCACGAACACCTGCAGGACCATCGCCGGGTCGCCCTTCGCCGCAGGGAGATCCGCCACCTGCACGTCGATGACGCGCTTGTCGTCGGTGCCCACCGCCGCCACCGCCTCCCGCGCCACCGCGCCCATGGCGATGTTCTCCTGCTTCACGTCTTTCCGCGCCACGCGGAAGAACGCCAGGAAGTCGTCCATCAGCTGCGTCATCCGGCCGCTGTTGCGGTTGATCGTGTTCACCATGCGCACGACCTCGGGCGAGAGTTCGCCCGCCTCGCCCGCCGCCAGCATCTCGGAATACGCACTGATCGAGCGCAGCGGCGTCCGCAGGTCGTGGGCCAGTGAATACGAGAAGGACTCCAGTTCCTGGTTGAGCATCTGCAGGCTGATCGTGCGCTGCTCGAGGTCGGCATTGAGCCGGCGGATTTCATCCTCCCGCTCGCGGCGCTCCGTGATGTCGCGGGCGAAGACAAAGAGCAGCCCCTCGGCCGCAAACGGCGCCACCGTCCAGCCGAGCCAGTGGTGCCGGCCGTCGCTGGCGCGGAAACGGCTCTCAAAATACAGCGGCGTGTCGGCCTGCTGCGCGTTGGTGATCGTGGCCTCGGTCAGCGCCGCGTCGTCGGGATGGATGAAGTCCGCGATCCGGCACCCCTGCAGCGCGTCGGCGCCGTAGCCGAGCGTCTTCTGCCACGTCGGATTCACCTGCGTGAACCGGCCGTCATAGGTCGCGATCGCCAGCAGCTCGATCGAGAGCCGGAAGAAGACGTTGCGGCGCGTTTCCCACTCAATGCGCGCGTTGGCCGCGTCGAGCTCGCGCTGCAGGCGCTCCTCCTCCGCCCGGCGGAGCGCCTCCGCCTGCCGCTGGATCTCGCGGTTCTTCTTCGCGAGCTCGACGAAGACGCTGACCTTGGAGCGCAGCACCTCCGGCGTGACCGGCGTGAACAGGTAGTCCACCGCGCCGAGCGCGTAACCGCGGAACACGTCGACGTCCGCCGTGCTGAACGAGGTCACGAAAATGATGGGGGTGTGCGCGCTCGACTTGCGCTGCCGGATGAGCGCCGCCGTCTCGAACCCATCCATCACCGGCATGTTGATATCGAGCAGGATCACCGCGAACTCCCGCCGCAGCACCAGCCGCAACGCCTCGGGCCCCGAGGCCGCCTTCACCACGGTCTCGCCCAAGTCGGTCAGCGCCGCCTCGAGCGCGAGGAGTTTGTCCGGCTGGTCGTCGACGAGCAGGATCTCGATCGCATCCGGCCGTGCCGCGGGGGCCGGAGTCGGTGGGAGTGCGTCTTCGTTCGCCACAGGTGCGTGCCCATTGACCGCGCCATTGCGCCGGCGTGCCGTGCGCGGCGGCCGGCCGCCGTCGGGCGCGATCGCCACGCGCAATGGATCGGGCGGCACGGGCGTGGAACTCATGACGACGGGAGGCACGGGGATCAGCGGTGCAGCCAGATGCGCAGCAGCGAGAGCAGGTGCTCGGTGTCCACCGGCTTCGCGATGTAGTCCGACGCGCCCGCCTCGATGCACTTCTCCTTGTCGCCCTTCATCGCTTTGGCGGTGAGCGCGAGGATCGGCAGCTCCCGGTAGCGGTCGTTCGCCCGGATCCGGCGCATCGTCTCATAGCCGTCCATGTCCGGCATCATGATGTCCATTAGCACGACGTCGAAGGGCGGCTCCGACTCGAGCAGCGCGAGGGCGTCGCGGCCGTTCTCGGCGGGGGTGATGGCCATCTCGTAGCGCTCGAGGAAGCTCGTCATCGCGAAGATGTTTCGGATGTCGTCGTCGACGATCAGCGCGCGCTTGCCGGCGAGGATGTCGCCGTTGCGGTGGAGGCTCTCGACCAACCGCCGCTTGTCCGGCGGTAGCTTGCCGACGTTGCGGTGGAGGAAGAGGGCGGTCTCGTCGAACAGCCGCTCGGGCGACTGCACGTCCTTGAGGATCACGGTGCGCGCGAGCCGGCGCATCTCCTCGGCCTCCTCCTTCGGGATCTCGCGACCGGTGTGCACCACGATCGGCAGCGACTCGTAGCCCGCCGCGCGGACCTCCTCGATGAAGCGGGTGCCTGGCATGTCGGGCAGCCCGAGGTCGAGCACGATGCAATCGAAGGTCTGCGCGCGCAGCGCCGCGAGGCCTTCCTCGCCTGTCGCCACCGCGTACGTCTTCACGTCGGAGTTGCCGATGAGCTCGATCGTGCTGTTGCGCTGCACCTCGTTGTCCTCGACCAGCAGCAGGTTCTTCACCGGGCGCTCGATGAAGCCGCGCAGGTTGCCAAACAGCGCGCCGAGCTGGTCGGCCGCCATCGGCTTGGACACGTGCGCGAGCGCCCCATGGCGCAGCCCGGTGTCGTCGCGTTCGAGGGCGGAGACGATCATCACCGGGATGTGCCGCGTGCTGGAGTCGTCCTTGAGCCGGTACAGGACCCGCCGGCCGTCGATGTCCGGCAGCATCAGGTCGAGCGTGATCGCGGAGAACGGAGTCTTCTGCGCGAGCTGCAGGGCATCGCTGCCGCGCGTGGCGACCACGCCCTTGAAGCCGTGGGTACGCGCGCAATCGAGCACCTGCGCCGCGAAGGCGGGGTCGTCCTCGACGATCAGCACCGACAGGTCGTCGGGGCCGATCTGCTCGCGGTCGTCCAGGATGGCAGGCGCCTCCGTGGTGACCGGCGGGACCGGCCGCGAGACGCGCTGCACGTGGCCCGGCGCCGGCTGCACGATCGGCGAGGGGGTTTCGACGCGCTCGGAGCTGCCGATGATGGCGGGCAGGAACAACGTGAACGTGCTGCCCTCGCCGGGCGTGCTGACGAGTTGGATTTCGCCACCGAGCAGCCGCGCGATCTCGCGGCTGATCGAGAGGCCCAGGCCGGTGCCGCCGTACTTGCGGTTGGTCGAGCCGTCGGCCTGCTGGAAGGCCTCGAAGATGATCTGCTGCTTGTCGGCCGGGATGCCGATGCCGGTGTCGCTGACCCGGAAGGCGACGACCTCCGGGGCGGAGCCGAGCGTCACGTGGTCGGTGCTCCAGCCCGTGGTCGCCGGCTCGATCGTGAGGGTGACGCGACCACGCTCGGTGAACTTGAACGCGTTCGAGAGGAGATTCTTCAGGATCTGCTGGAGGCGCTTCGCGTCAGTGCGGACCGTGCGGGGCAGCTTCGGGTTGAGGACCACAAAGTACTCCAGCTTCTTGTGGTCGGAAATCGGCTCGAAGGTGCGCTCGACGTAATCCTTGAGATCCTGCAGGCGCAGGTCGCTGACCTCGACGGACACCGTGCCCGACTCGATCTTGGCAAGGTCGAGGATGTCGTTGATGAGGCGCAGGAGGTCCTGGCCGGAGGAGTGGATGGTCTTGGCGAACTCGACCTGCTTCGGCTGCAGGTTGCCGTCCTTGTTGGCGCAGAGCTG
Protein-coding regions in this window:
- a CDS encoding response regulator encodes the protein MSSTPVPPDPLRVAIAPDGGRPPRTARRRNGAVNGHAPVANEDALPPTPAPAARPDAIEILLVDDQPDKLLALEAALTDLGETVVKAASGPEALRLVLRREFAVILLDINMPVMDGFETAALIRQRKSSAHTPIIFVTSFSTADVDVFRGYALGAVDYLFTPVTPEVLRSKVSVFVELAKKNREIQRQAEALRRAEEERLQRELDAANARIEWETRRNVFFRLSIELLAIATYDGRFTQVNPTWQKTLGYGADALQGCRIADFIHPDDAALTEATITNAQQADTPLYFESRFRASDGRHHWLGWTVAPFAAEGLLFVFARDITERREREDEIRRLNADLEQRTISLQMLNQELESFSYSLAHDLRTPLRSISAYSEMLAAGEAGELSPEVVRMVNTINRNSGRMTQLMDDFLAFFRVARKDVKQENIAMGAVAREAVAAVGTDDKRVIDVQVADLPAAKGDPAMVLQVFVNLISNAVKFTANRERARIEIGCVSGRTPTVYYVKDNGVGFNMKYYNRLFGVFERLHRREEFDGTGIGLAIVQKIVQRHGGAVWAEAVVDQGATFYFTLEPAPMVPEPG